In the Nothobranchius furzeri strain GRZ-AD chromosome 15, NfurGRZ-RIMD1, whole genome shotgun sequence genome, one interval contains:
- the LOC139063314 gene encoding uncharacterized protein translates to MEAERLVSWCSHNNLVLNTQKTAEVVVDFRKHTHPIPPLNLSGTPITMVDSCCFLGTTINQDLKWEPTITQDLKWEPTITQDLKWEPTIRKKAQQRMYVLKFGLAPHIIKELISAANNAGPFVLMFDESFNQSTKNKQLDVRIRFWDAGAVQSRYLGSQFVGHSKAKDLLHHFKDCVRLLDTKNLLSISMDGPNVNLKFLNDFQQEHAELHGGRQLIHVGSCGLHTPHNSFKTGFSTWNIEKLLRAMHFLFHNVPARREDFTKLTGSSLFPLPFCGHRWVENLPVAERAIEVWPKLKEYVKAVHRKELPNPGTSSFDTIQAANEDPDFSQTSVFHGDLQNL, encoded by the exons atggaggctgagcggctggtgtcctggtgcagccacaacaacctggtgctaaacacccagaagacagcggaggttgttgtggactttaggaaacacacacaccccatcccccccttaaacctgtctggcactcccatcacgatggtggactcatgttgcttcctgggcaccaccatcaaccaggacctcaaatgggagcccaccatcacccaggacctcaaatgggagcccaccatcacccaggacctcaaatgggagcccaccatcagaaaaaaggcccagcagaggatgtacgttTTAAAGTTTGGACTCGCCCCACATATCATAAAGGAActgatttctgcagctaacaacgCTGGACCATTTGTGCTGATGTTTGATGAAAGCTTCAACCAgtccacaaaaaataaacaactagaCGTCCGTATTCGATTTTGGGATGCTGGTGCTGTCCAGTCACGTTATCTTGGATCACAGTTTGTGGGACATTCAAAGGCTAAAGATTTGCTGCACCATTTCAAA GATTGTGTGCGCCTGCTAGACACGAAGAACCTCCTTTCCATCAGTATGGATGGGCCAAATGTGAACTTGAAGTTTTTAAATGATTTCCAGCAAGAGCATGCTGAACTACATGGAGGCCGCCAATTAATTCATGTTGGAAGCTGTGGACTGCACACTCCGCACAATTCATTCAAGACTGGCTTCTCCACATGGAATATTGAGAAACTGTTAAGAGCAATGCACTTTCTTTTTCACAATGTCCCTGCAAGAAGAGAAGATTTTACAAAACTTACAGGCTCATCTCTTTTTCCACTCCCATTCTGTGGACACAGATGGGTGGAAAATCTTCCTGTTGCAGAGAGAGCTATTGAAGTATGGCCAAAGCTTAAAGAGTATGTGAAGGCAGTCCATAGAAAAGAACTACCAAACCCTGGAACCTCTTCTTTTGATACTATTCAAGCAGCAAATGAAGATCCCGATTTCAGCCAAACTTCAGTTTTTCATGGCGATCTCCAGAACCTTTAG